Proteins encoded by one window of Arachis ipaensis cultivar K30076 chromosome B04, Araip1.1, whole genome shotgun sequence:
- the LOC107636235 gene encoding uncharacterized protein LOC107636235: MERQIGQLSKQITIERSSNSLPSDTIPNPKEECKTIQLRSGKVLVKDEEATKEPKESDKKQAEEEKVNDKKETASKQTQNQAQEKEDQPQKSRKGKEVIEEPTKDQRQGMNFTPPLPYPQRFNKETKDQHFPKFLEIFKKLEINIPLAEALEQMPLYAKFLKELINKKRSWQVNETVLLTEECRALIQKGLSPKLEDPGSFFLPCAIGSMTIKKAMCDLGASINLMPASLVKQLGIKEVKPVEMSLELVDKSAICPRGIIENLLVKVDRFIFPTDFVILDSNQDEGNSIILGRPFLATARAIIDIE, translated from the coding sequence atggaaaggcaaattggacaaCTCTCCAAGCAGATCACCATTGAAAGGTCATCAAactcactaccaagtgacaccattcctaatcctaaagaggagTGCAAGACaattcaactgaggagtggaaaagTCCTGGTGAAAGatgaagaagcaaccaaggagccaAAGGAAAGTGACAAGAAACAAGCTGAAGAAGAGAAAGTCAATGACAAGAAGGAGacagcaagcaagcaaactcAGAATCAAGCTCAAGAAAAAGAAGATCAGCCACAAAAATCaagaaagggaaaggaagtaattgaagagccaactaaggaCCAAAGGCAAGGGATGAACTTCACTCCAcccttgccatatcctcaaaggttcaacaaggagactaaggatcAACACTTtccaaaatttcttgaaatcttcaagaagttaGAGATCAATATccccttagctgaagcacttgagcaaatgcccctgtacGCAAAATTCTTGAAggaacttatcaacaagaagaggagttggcaagtCAATGAAACTGTActgctcactgaggaatgcagagcaCTCATCCAGAAGGGACTTTCTCCCAAACTCGAGGACCCTGGGAGTTTCTTTCTACCCTGCGCCATTGGCAGTATGACCATCAAGAAGGcaatgtgtgacttgggagctagtatcaatctaatgcctGCCTCTCTAGTGAAACAGCTAGGCATAAAAGAGGTGAAACCAGTTGAGATGTCTCTAGAATTGGTGGACAAATCAGCGATATGCCCTAGGGGTATAattgagaaccttctagtcaaggtagaCAGATTCATCTTCCCTACAGATTTTGTGATCCTGGATTCGAATCAGGATGAGGGCAACTCCATTAtactgggaagaccgttcttggccactgctagggccatcatagacatagagTAA